From Streptomyces sp. TLI_105, the proteins below share one genomic window:
- a CDS encoding GMC oxidoreductase: MDVFDAVVVGSGFGGSVTAFRLAEAGLRVCLLERGKPFPPGSFPRTPHDAAKNFWDPDSQLYGMYDMWSFSKLDALVSSGLGGGSLIYANVLIRKPESWFAHESFDGGYEDWPVTRADLDPHYDRVERMLGAQRYPFDVKPYQDTPKTIAMQQAALRLGLPWELPLLAVSFGDPPVPGAPIEGGEDNLHHSPRYTCRLVGECDLGCNFGSKNSLDFTYLSAADRLGADIRPLCEVRAFEPVRHGFRVSYIEHGGAGGGDPLAPPERHTVRTRRLVLSAGTFGTTYLLLRNRSAFPALSPALGTHFSGNGDFLGLVFKARERLQDRPGETVPRMMKPSFGPVITSAMLKDRKENDETDRGFYIEDAGYPEFLNWLVEENVLTMSHRVARFLLRRGWSQLTRTARSRVGRQLGDALGKGLFTATSAPLLGMGRDVPNGRMFLRDGHLDLDWHLAASDRYFDQMNATMEGVSQSLGGRYASNPLWWLNRLITVHPLGGAPMGRSGREGVVDSFGRVYGYPGLSIADGSVMPGPVGPNPSLTIAALADRSADRIIEDHRENSARPS, translated from the coding sequence ATGGACGTTTTCGATGCCGTCGTCGTCGGGTCGGGTTTCGGCGGATCCGTGACCGCGTTCCGCCTGGCCGAGGCCGGCCTGCGCGTATGTCTTCTGGAAAGGGGAAAGCCGTTCCCGCCCGGCTCTTTTCCACGTACTCCCCATGACGCCGCCAAGAACTTCTGGGATCCGGATTCCCAGCTGTACGGGATGTACGACATGTGGAGCTTCTCGAAGCTCGACGCCCTTGTGTCCAGCGGACTGGGCGGAGGCTCGTTGATCTACGCGAACGTGCTGATCCGCAAGCCGGAAAGCTGGTTCGCGCACGAGTCGTTCGACGGGGGCTACGAGGACTGGCCCGTCACACGTGCGGACCTCGATCCTCACTACGACCGCGTCGAACGCATGCTGGGTGCGCAGCGGTATCCGTTCGACGTGAAGCCCTACCAGGACACGCCGAAGACCATCGCCATGCAACAGGCGGCCTTGCGACTCGGTCTCCCGTGGGAACTCCCCCTCCTGGCCGTCTCCTTCGGAGACCCGCCGGTGCCCGGCGCTCCCATCGAGGGCGGCGAGGACAATCTGCACCACAGTCCGCGCTATACGTGCAGACTCGTCGGTGAATGCGACCTGGGCTGCAACTTCGGCAGCAAGAACAGCCTGGATTTCACCTACCTCAGCGCCGCGGACCGGCTCGGGGCGGATATCCGTCCCCTCTGTGAGGTCCGCGCGTTCGAACCGGTCCGGCATGGGTTCCGGGTCTCGTACATCGAGCACGGGGGCGCCGGCGGCGGAGATCCGCTCGCTCCTCCCGAGCGGCACACCGTCAGGACCAGGAGGCTCGTTCTCTCCGCCGGCACGTTCGGCACCACCTATCTGCTCCTGAGAAACCGCAGCGCCTTTCCTGCGCTCAGCCCGGCGCTGGGCACTCATTTCTCCGGGAACGGGGATTTCCTCGGGCTGGTGTTCAAAGCGCGGGAACGTCTTCAGGACCGCCCCGGGGAGACGGTGCCGCGCATGATGAAACCGAGTTTCGGCCCGGTCATCACGAGTGCGATGCTCAAGGATCGCAAGGAGAACGACGAGACCGACCGGGGTTTCTACATCGAGGACGCCGGCTACCCGGAATTCCTCAACTGGCTCGTCGAGGAAAACGTTCTCACCATGTCGCACAGGGTCGCGAGGTTCCTGCTGCGGCGAGGGTGGTCGCAGCTGACGAGAACCGCCAGAAGCCGCGTGGGCCGACAGCTCGGTGACGCCCTGGGCAAGGGGCTGTTCACCGCGACGTCCGCGCCGTTGCTCGGCATGGGAAGGGACGTACCCAACGGCCGCATGTTCCTCCGGGACGGACATCTGGACCTCGACTGGCATCTGGCGGCCTCCGATCGGTACTTCGACCAGATGAACGCGACCATGGAGGGCGTGTCACAGAGCCTGGGCGGCCGCTACGCCTCGAATCCCCTGTGGTGGCTCAACCGCCTCATCACCGTGCACCCCCTGGGTGGCGCGCCGATGGGGCGCAGTGGTCGGGAAGGCGTGGTGGACTCCTTCGGGCGCGTGTACGGCTATCCGGGGTTGTCGATAGCCGACGGCTCGGTGATGCCTGGTCCCGTAGGCCCGAACCCTTCGCTCACCATCGCGGCGCTGGCCGACCGGTCGGCCGACCGCATCATCGAGGATCACCGAGAGAACTCCGCGAGGCCCTCATGA
- a CDS encoding patatin-like phospholipase family protein — MTTGQNSEHRSASPRRSLILAGGGLKVAFQAGVLQVLLDEAELRFDHVDGASGGVFNLAMYCQGMSGREIADNWRDLSPLKGVSPNWRELPKGPYARSLFTLDGYRRHVFPGWGLDWERIRATDREATFNLYNFSANELETVTADRMDEDRFCAGVSLPMWFPPVVIDGQTYIDPVYLTDGNVEEAIRRGCDELWIIWTVSRRHRWRDGFVANYFHIIETAANGQLRHWLRRVEASNAAIRGGERGEFGRLIDVRLLSAEVPLNYLINFSRNRFAQAVELGVQRARQWCTAQGIPWKPGALPDRPDDPTRIRFTERMVGRVTFAGDDVQEAPSSEGGATADLALHLTIDIRGVDRFIVDPEHEASLRGEIVCQELGGRLPVEGGTFQLFVEQSDPEHLRMLYRLFFTDRAGHRLTLSGHKDVSEDSRRGIWKDTSVLRTRIVRGHVDADEESGAEPVASGAVHIRPTDFLKQLTTFRVEAATLPGKVTTLGRFGQFFFGKLWDVYAQDVLPWSPL, encoded by the coding sequence ATGACGACCGGCCAGAACAGCGAGCACCGCAGCGCCTCCCCGCGCAGATCTCTCATCCTCGCCGGCGGCGGCCTGAAGGTGGCTTTCCAAGCGGGCGTTCTCCAGGTCCTGCTCGACGAGGCCGAGTTGCGATTCGACCATGTCGACGGCGCCAGCGGAGGCGTGTTCAACCTCGCGATGTACTGCCAGGGGATGTCCGGGCGCGAGATCGCGGACAACTGGCGCGATCTCTCTCCGCTGAAGGGCGTCAGCCCGAACTGGCGTGAGCTGCCGAAGGGGCCGTACGCCCGTTCCCTCTTCACGCTGGACGGCTACCGGCGCCACGTCTTCCCGGGCTGGGGGCTGGACTGGGAGAGAATCCGGGCCACCGACCGGGAGGCCACGTTCAACCTCTACAACTTCAGCGCCAACGAACTGGAAACCGTGACCGCCGACCGCATGGACGAGGACCGCTTCTGTGCGGGGGTGTCGCTGCCCATGTGGTTCCCTCCCGTCGTCATCGACGGGCAGACCTACATCGATCCGGTCTATCTGACCGACGGCAACGTCGAGGAGGCGATTCGGCGGGGCTGTGACGAACTGTGGATCATCTGGACGGTCAGCCGACGGCACCGCTGGCGGGACGGGTTCGTGGCCAACTACTTCCACATCATCGAGACGGCGGCCAACGGCCAGTTGAGGCACTGGCTGCGTCGGGTCGAGGCCAGCAACGCGGCCATCCGCGGCGGAGAGCGCGGAGAGTTCGGACGTCTCATCGACGTCAGGCTCCTGAGCGCCGAGGTCCCCCTCAACTACCTCATCAACTTCAGCAGGAACCGTTTCGCCCAGGCCGTGGAACTCGGAGTCCAGCGCGCTCGCCAGTGGTGCACGGCCCAGGGGATTCCCTGGAAGCCCGGCGCCCTTCCGGACCGCCCTGACGACCCCACCCGCATTCGCTTCACCGAACGCATGGTCGGACGCGTCACCTTCGCCGGGGACGACGTCCAGGAGGCGCCCTCGTCGGAGGGCGGAGCAACCGCCGACCTGGCCTTGCACCTGACCATCGACATCCGTGGAGTGGACCGCTTCATCGTCGATCCGGAGCATGAGGCCTCCTTGCGGGGAGAGATCGTCTGCCAGGAGCTGGGCGGGCGCCTTCCGGTGGAGGGCGGAACGTTCCAGCTGTTCGTGGAGCAGTCGGACCCGGAACACCTGCGGATGCTCTACCGGTTGTTCTTCACCGACCGAGCCGGTCATCGGCTCACGCTCAGCGGGCACAAGGACGTCAGCGAGGACTCCCGTCGTGGGATCTGGAAGGACACGTCCGTCCTCCGTACGCGCATCGTTCGTGGCCACGTCGATGCCGACGAGGAATCCGGGGCCGAGCCGGTGGCGTCGGGAGCCGTTCACATCCGCCCCACCGACTTCCTGAAGCAACTCACCACCTTCCGGGTCGAAGCGGCGACACTGCCCGGCAAGGTGACGACGCTGGGACGCTTCGGGCAGTTCTTCTTCGGCAAGCTGTGGGACGTGTACGCGCAGGACGTCCTGCCCTGGTCACCGCTGTGA